Proteins from a single region of Flavobacterium sp. YJ01:
- a CDS encoding ribonucleotide-diphosphate reductase subunit beta, with translation MSQIEPILQENKNRFVIFPIKHHDIWEWYKKMEASFWTAEEIDLHQDLTDWNNKLNDDERYFIKHILAFFAASDGIVNENLAENFVNEVQYAEAKFFYGFQIMMENIHSETYSLLIDTYVKDEAEKTELFNALEVFPAIAKKAEWALKWIESDSFAERLIAFAAVEGIFFSGAFCSIYWLKKRGLMPGLTFSNELISRDEGVHCDFAVHLHNHHLVNKVPKERIKEIIVDALDIERQFVTESLPVSLIGMNATLMTQYLEFVADRLLVELGCERVYGSANPFDFMDMISLQGKTNFFEKRVAEYQKSGVMNTDSDAQKISFDADF, from the coding sequence ATGTCACAAATCGAACCAATATTACAAGAAAATAAAAATCGCTTCGTTATTTTTCCGATTAAACATCATGATATTTGGGAATGGTACAAGAAGATGGAAGCTAGTTTTTGGACTGCTGAAGAAATTGACCTACACCAAGATTTGACAGATTGGAATAATAAATTGAATGACGACGAAAGATACTTCATTAAACATATTTTGGCATTTTTCGCCGCTTCTGACGGAATCGTAAATGAAAACTTAGCTGAGAACTTTGTAAACGAAGTGCAATATGCTGAAGCGAAATTTTTCTACGGATTTCAAATCATGATGGAGAATATTCACAGTGAGACGTATTCTTTATTAATTGATACTTACGTGAAAGACGAAGCAGAAAAAACAGAATTGTTTAATGCTTTAGAAGTTTTCCCTGCTATTGCTAAAAAAGCAGAATGGGCTTTAAAATGGATCGAGTCTGATTCATTTGCTGAAAGGCTTATTGCTTTTGCTGCTGTTGAAGGAATCTTTTTCTCAGGTGCTTTCTGTTCAATTTATTGGTTGAAAAAACGTGGTTTAATGCCAGGTTTAACTTTCTCTAATGAGTTGATTTCTCGTGACGAAGGCGTACATTGTGATTTTGCAGTTCACTTGCACAATCACCATTTGGTAAACAAAGTGCCAAAAGAGAGAATTAAAGAAATCATTGTTGATGCTTTAGATATCGAAAGACAGTTTGTTACAGAATCTCTTCCGGTAAGTTTAATTGGTATGAACGCAACTTTAATGACACAATATTTAGAGTTCGTTGCTGATAGACTTTTGGTTGAATTAGGTTGTGAGCGTGTGTATGGATCAGCGAATCCGTTTGATTTCATGGACATGATCTCTCTTCAAGGAAAAACTAATTTCTTTGAAAAACGTGTTGCAGAGTATCAAAAATCTGGTGTTATGAACACAGATAGCGATGCTCAAAAAATTTCTTTTGATGCAGATTTTTAG
- a CDS encoding ribonucleoside-diphosphate reductase subunit alpha, protein MYVVKRDGHREPVMFDKITERIKKLCYGLNELVDPVKVAMRVIEGLYDGVSTSELDNLAAETAASMTIAHPDYAQLAARVAISNLHSNTKKSFSETMKDMYNYVNPRNGQDAPLIADDVFKVIQENAAFLDSHIIYTRDFNYDYFGFKTLERSYLLKINGKIVERPQHMLMRVSVGIHLDDLKSVIETYDLMSKKFFTHATPTLFNAGTPKPQMSSCFLLAMQDDSIDGIYDTLKQTAKISQSAGGIGLSIHNVRATGSYIRGTNGTSNGIVPMLRVFNDTARYVDQGGGKRKGSFAIYIETWHADIFDFLDLKKNTGKEEMRARDLFFAMWTSDLFMKRVQEDSTWTLMCPNECPGLYDVYGDEFEALYTDYEFRGKGRKTIRARELWEKILESQIETGTPYMLYKDAANRKSNHKNLGTIRSSNLCTEIMEFTSKDEIAVCNLASISLPMFIDNGKFDHEALYNVTKRVTRNLNKVIDRNYYPVKEAENSNMRHRPVGLGVQGLADAFIMLRMPFTSDEAKKLNQEIFETLYFAAVTASMEMAKEEGPYSTFEGSPMSQGEFQHNMWGMKDEELSGRWDWASLRKEVVEHGVRNSLLVAPMPTASTSQILGNNEAFEPYTSNIYTRRVLSGEFIVVNKHLLEDLVKLGLWNEDLKQEIMRHNGSVQNIDKIPQDLKDLYKTVWEMSMKDIIDMSRQRGYFIDQSQSLNLFMQDANYSKLTSMHFYAWQSGLKTGMYYLRTKAAVDAIKFTLNNDKKEETAPTLVAETEAISVEDYKAMLLKAQAADPEDCEMCGS, encoded by the coding sequence ATGTATGTAGTAAAAAGAGATGGCCACAGAGAGCCCGTAATGTTTGATAAGATTACAGAAAGAATCAAAAAGTTGTGTTACGGCTTAAATGAACTTGTAGATCCTGTTAAGGTAGCCATGAGAGTTATCGAAGGATTGTATGATGGGGTTTCTACTTCTGAATTGGATAATCTTGCGGCAGAAACAGCGGCTTCAATGACTATTGCGCATCCAGATTATGCACAATTGGCAGCGCGTGTGGCAATTTCAAATCTACATTCTAACACTAAAAAATCTTTCTCAGAGACGATGAAAGATATGTACAACTACGTAAATCCAAGAAACGGTCAAGATGCACCGTTAATTGCTGATGACGTATTTAAAGTGATTCAGGAAAATGCTGCTTTTTTAGATTCTCATATCATTTATACAAGAGATTTTAATTACGATTACTTTGGTTTCAAAACCTTAGAGCGTTCTTATCTTCTTAAAATAAACGGAAAAATCGTAGAAAGACCACAACATATGTTGATGCGTGTTTCGGTTGGTATTCACTTAGACGATTTAAAATCAGTAATTGAAACGTACGATTTAATGTCTAAAAAGTTCTTTACGCACGCAACGCCAACGTTGTTTAATGCTGGAACTCCAAAACCTCAAATGTCTTCTTGTTTCCTTTTGGCAATGCAAGATGATAGTATTGACGGAATTTACGATACATTAAAACAAACAGCAAAAATCTCTCAATCAGCGGGAGGAATCGGACTTTCTATTCATAACGTTCGTGCAACTGGATCTTACATTCGTGGTACAAACGGAACTTCAAACGGAATTGTTCCGATGTTAAGAGTATTCAACGATACCGCTCGTTATGTAGATCAAGGTGGTGGAAAACGTAAAGGAAGTTTTGCGATTTACATTGAAACATGGCATGCTGATATTTTCGATTTCTTGGATTTGAAGAAAAATACAGGAAAAGAAGAAATGCGTGCGAGAGATTTATTCTTCGCTATGTGGACTTCAGATTTATTCATGAAACGTGTTCAAGAAGATTCAACTTGGACTTTAATGTGTCCAAACGAATGTCCAGGTTTATATGATGTCTACGGAGATGAATTCGAAGCATTATATACAGATTATGAATTTAGAGGAAAAGGAAGAAAAACAATCCGCGCTCGTGAATTATGGGAAAAAATCCTAGAATCTCAAATCGAGACTGGAACACCATATATGTTGTATAAAGATGCAGCAAACCGTAAATCGAATCACAAGAATTTAGGAACTATTCGTTCGTCTAACTTGTGTACAGAGATTATGGAGTTTACATCTAAAGATGAAATTGCAGTTTGTAACTTGGCTTCTATCTCTTTACCAATGTTTATTGATAATGGAAAATTTGATCATGAAGCGCTTTACAACGTTACAAAACGCGTAACTCGTAACTTGAATAAAGTAATCGACAGAAATTACTATCCAGTAAAAGAAGCAGAAAACTCAAATATGCGCCACCGTCCAGTTGGTTTAGGTGTGCAAGGTTTAGCAGATGCTTTCATCATGTTGCGTATGCCGTTTACAAGCGATGAAGCTAAAAAATTGAACCAAGAGATTTTCGAAACATTATACTTCGCTGCTGTAACTGCTTCTATGGAAATGGCAAAAGAAGAAGGACCATATTCGACTTTCGAAGGTTCGCCAATGTCACAAGGAGAATTCCAACACAATATGTGGGGAATGAAAGATGAAGAATTATCAGGCCGTTGGGACTGGGCTTCATTAAGAAAAGAAGTTGTAGAGCATGGAGTTCGTAACTCATTGTTAGTTGCGCCAATGCCAACAGCATCAACTTCTCAGATCTTAGGAAACAACGAAGCTTTCGAACCTTATACTTCAAACATTTATACACGTCGTGTATTGTCTGGAGAGTTCATCGTAGTAAACAAACATTTACTAGAAGACTTAGTAAAACTAGGTTTATGGAACGAAGATTTGAAACAAGAAATTATGCGTCATAACGGATCTGTTCAAAATATTGATAAGATTCCACAAGACTTAAAAGATCTTTATAAAACAGTTTGGGAAATGTCGATGAAAGATATTATCGATATGTCTCGTCAAAGAGGATATTTCATTGACCAGTCTCAATCGCTAAACTTGTTCATGCAGGATGCCAACTATTCTAAACTAACGTCAATGCATTTCTACGCTTGGCAGTCTGGTTTGAAGACAGGAATGTATTACCTAAGAACAAAAGCGGCTGTAGATGCGATTAAATTCACATTAAACAACGATAAAAAAGAAGAAACAGCTCCAACATTAGTTGCAGAAACTGAAGCAATCAGCGTTGAGGATTATAAAGCTATGCTTTTAAAAGCACAAGCGGCAGATCCTGAAGATTGTGAGATGTGTGGGTCTTAA
- a CDS encoding DUF1800 domain-containing protein: MKKSSLWSLRLGFSGKQTSKIEKLGLEKFLKQSYDSKFDKEIPSFLQDQPKTTLELKQVREIIKTSDPETKKEIQKKENQATAEFKKWWIGKMRNDEFPLRENMVCFWQNHFVSTSQKVKINYWIYQHNMILRENAFGNFKELTKQILKSNAMVRYLDNGDNKKGKVNENLSRELLELFTIGIGNYTEEDIKNGAKALAGLNIGDEGAVYRKKIEDNSDKIYFGKTGNWKADDLVDIIFEQKNIPYLITRKILKWFVYDNPPEDLVIYYGDYFRKQKFEIEPLLTKIFTEEFKKENSGNKIKNPLVYILQLCEELQIKNVNDAAIMAFVKQQGMDLYNQVNVKGWDGGNSWLTSQIYLQRNNTADLLCSGKSLNRKVLKTMVNGVEKEKSEYEKTAVKVVFDSNGNNKTIISELSDRLLFTVSDSAQKDMENLLKYDFDPKDPHADFAVVRLFNYITKLPEYQLI, from the coding sequence ATGAAAAAAAGCAGTCTTTGGTCCTTACGATTAGGTTTTTCAGGAAAACAAACTTCAAAAATTGAAAAACTCGGCTTAGAAAAATTTCTAAAGCAATCTTATGATTCGAAATTTGATAAAGAAATTCCAAGCTTTCTGCAAGATCAGCCTAAAACTACTTTAGAGTTGAAACAAGTTAGGGAAATAATAAAAACTTCAGATCCCGAAACTAAAAAGGAAATTCAGAAAAAAGAAAATCAAGCGACTGCCGAATTTAAAAAATGGTGGATTGGTAAAATGCGTAACGATGAATTTCCGTTGCGCGAAAACATGGTTTGTTTCTGGCAAAATCATTTTGTTTCGACTTCTCAAAAAGTAAAAATAAATTACTGGATTTACCAGCATAATATGATTTTACGCGAAAATGCTTTTGGCAATTTTAAAGAATTAACCAAGCAGATTCTAAAATCGAATGCAATGGTTCGGTATCTCGATAACGGTGACAATAAAAAAGGAAAAGTAAACGAAAACCTAAGCCGTGAATTACTCGAATTATTCACAATCGGAATTGGAAATTACACCGAAGAAGATATAAAAAACGGTGCAAAAGCTTTGGCTGGTTTAAATATTGGCGATGAAGGTGCCGTTTATAGAAAAAAAATTGAAGATAACAGCGATAAAATTTACTTCGGAAAAACCGGAAACTGGAAAGCAGACGATTTAGTCGATATTATTTTCGAACAGAAAAATATTCCGTATCTCATTACCCGAAAAATTTTGAAATGGTTTGTGTATGATAATCCGCCAGAAGATTTGGTTATTTATTATGGAGATTATTTTCGAAAGCAAAAGTTTGAAATCGAACCTTTATTAACTAAAATCTTTACAGAAGAATTCAAAAAAGAGAATTCTGGAAATAAAATCAAAAATCCGCTGGTTTATATTTTACAGCTTTGTGAGGAATTGCAGATAAAGAATGTGAATGATGCCGCAATTATGGCATTTGTAAAACAGCAAGGAATGGATTTGTACAATCAAGTAAATGTAAAAGGCTGGGACGGCGGGAATTCATGGCTCACTTCGCAGATTTATCTTCAAAGAAACAATACAGCCGATTTATTATGCAGTGGAAAAAGTCTGAATAGAAAGGTTTTGAAAACAATGGTAAACGGAGTTGAAAAAGAAAAATCAGAATATGAAAAAACTGCTGTAAAAGTCGTTTTTGATTCGAATGGAAATAATAAAACGATTATTTCTGAATTGTCAGATCGATTGTTGTTTACCGTTAGCGATTCGGCTCAGAAAGACATGGAAAATCTTTTGAAATACGATTTTGATCCCAAAGATCCACATGCTGATTTTGCTGTGGTTCGACTTTTCAATTACATCACAAAACTTCCCGAATATCAATTAATCTAA
- a CDS encoding DUF1501 domain-containing protein translates to MNRRNFLTLTGTFTGGLLVLPDFLHAFGSQNNLVVGEQCIVFVQLNGGNDGLNTFIPYDDPLYYDLRTKIALNKDAVVGKNKGMAFHPSLKDFAQMQQNGDLTVIQNVGYPEPIRSHFRSQEIWQTATDSNKYVNEGWLGRFLDLQCNGHQATAGINLDSIDNLALKGVEPNFITVKDPDRFKVKPKDEDVTLSKNPHLDFVRKIANSVTEGSGEIQKALTKSKTEISYPKTELSKNLEWIARLIKGNLNSKVYYTSLNGFDTHDNQLSIHERKLTDLNDSLFSFYSDLKEAKLLQNVTVVVFSEFGRRAKDNGNGTDHGTAAPMFIIGGNNKGTILGKNPNLADLDNGDLKYEIDFRSVYASLLKEKMNFDYAKIGIMNKPVSGLFA, encoded by the coding sequence ATGAACAGAAGAAATTTTCTAACACTGACAGGAACTTTTACTGGCGGATTGCTTGTACTTCCTGATTTTTTACACGCTTTTGGTTCTCAGAACAATTTGGTTGTGGGAGAACAATGCATTGTTTTTGTCCAGTTAAATGGAGGAAACGATGGTTTAAATACTTTTATTCCATACGATGATCCTTTATATTATGATTTGCGAACGAAGATTGCTTTAAATAAAGATGCAGTTGTCGGGAAGAATAAAGGAATGGCATTTCATCCTTCGTTAAAAGATTTTGCTCAAATGCAGCAAAATGGCGATTTAACGGTAATTCAGAATGTCGGTTATCCAGAACCGATTCGTTCGCATTTTAGAAGTCAGGAAATTTGGCAAACAGCAACGGATTCTAATAAATATGTAAATGAAGGCTGGCTCGGAAGATTTTTGGATCTGCAATGCAACGGTCATCAGGCAACGGCGGGAATCAATTTAGATTCGATTGATAATTTGGCTTTAAAAGGTGTTGAACCGAATTTTATAACCGTAAAAGATCCAGATCGATTTAAGGTAAAACCAAAAGATGAAGATGTAACTTTATCTAAAAATCCGCATTTGGATTTTGTTCGAAAAATTGCCAATTCGGTAACCGAAGGTTCGGGTGAAATCCAGAAAGCTTTGACAAAATCTAAAACAGAAATCAGTTATCCAAAAACAGAATTGTCGAAAAATTTAGAATGGATTGCGAGATTGATAAAAGGAAATTTAAACTCAAAAGTATATTACACATCCTTAAACGGATTTGATACACACGATAATCAACTTTCTATTCACGAACGAAAACTAACTGATTTAAATGATTCTTTATTTAGTTTTTATTCTGATTTAAAAGAAGCGAAGTTATTGCAAAATGTCACAGTTGTCGTTTTCTCGGAATTCGGAAGACGCGCAAAAGACAACGGAAACGGAACCGATCACGGAACCGCGGCGCCAATGTTTATTATTGGAGGAAATAACAAAGGAACCATTTTAGGGAAAAATCCAAATCTAGCAGACTTAGATAACGGCGATTTAAAATACGAAATTGATTTTAGAAGTGTATACGCCTCTTTATTAAAAGAAAAAATGAATTTTGATTATGCTAAAATCGGGATTATGAATAAACCTGTTTCGGGGTTGTTTGCATAA
- a CDS encoding prephenate dehydratase — MTTKIAIQGIKGSFHHQVVKEYFSENVDIDECLSFEELIDSLIAGKSDQAVMAIENSIAGPIIPNYALIDKNNLHIIGEHYLNIQQNLMALKGQKIEDIKEVHSHPMALLQCMDFLKQYPNIKLIEDKDTAETARRIQEKQLTGIAAIASVTASEMYDLDIIASSIQTIKNNMTRFVIIKKQNSFLPESEINRASIKFELDHKRGSLAAVLNVMSDCKLNLTKIQSLPKIETPWKYSFFVDVTFEKYEDFAKAKALLNIMAEYFKVLGEYKNTKPLSES, encoded by the coding sequence ATGACAACGAAAATTGCAATACAAGGTATTAAAGGATCATTTCATCATCAGGTTGTAAAAGAGTATTTCTCTGAAAATGTGGATATTGATGAATGTTTGTCTTTTGAAGAATTGATCGACAGCCTTATTGCCGGAAAATCTGATCAAGCTGTTATGGCGATCGAAAATTCAATTGCAGGTCCAATTATTCCGAATTATGCTTTGATCGACAAGAATAATTTACACATAATCGGAGAGCATTATTTAAACATTCAGCAGAATTTAATGGCTTTAAAAGGTCAGAAAATTGAAGATATAAAAGAAGTTCATTCACACCCAATGGCACTTTTGCAGTGTATGGATTTCCTTAAACAATATCCGAATATCAAATTGATTGAGGATAAAGATACAGCTGAAACTGCAAGAAGAATTCAGGAAAAACAATTAACCGGAATTGCAGCAATTGCAAGTGTAACCGCTTCTGAAATGTACGATCTGGATATTATCGCGTCATCGATTCAAACAATTAAAAACAATATGACGCGTTTCGTAATCATTAAAAAGCAAAATTCATTTTTGCCAGAAAGCGAAATCAACAGAGCGTCAATCAAATTTGAATTAGATCACAAAAGAGGAAGTTTAGCAGCAGTTTTGAATGTAATGAGCGATTGCAAATTGAATTTAACAAAAATCCAGTCTCTTCCAAAAATTGAAACACCTTGGAAATATTCTTTCTTCGTAGATGTGACATTTGAGAAATACGAAGATTTTGCAAAAGCCAAAGCCCTATTAAATATAATGGCAGAATATTTTAAAGTGTTGGGAGAATATAAGAATACAAAACCACTTAGTGAGTCATAA
- a CDS encoding aminotransferase class I/II-fold pyridoxal phosphate-dependent enzyme, with protein sequence MITTAKRLDTVEEYYFSSKLREVRQLMSEGKSIINMGIGSPDLSPSKAVIEAVAAAIQDESGHGYQSYQGLPEMRQAMADFYRDQFGVEVNPNNEILPLMGSKEGIMHISLAFLNEGDHVLIPNPGYPTYTSVTNLVQAVPVYYDLKEENGWEPDFEALEKLDLSKVKIMWLGYPHMPTGARGSLALFEKLVAFAKKHNILLINDNPYSFVLNDNPMSLLQVEGAKDVALELNSLSKTFNMAGWRVGMVLGNPEIIDAVLKVKSNMDSGMFYGIQKGAIAALKCDKSWFEDQNKIYRCRRELTEKLAEKLNCKVYKEGVGLFVWAKLPEGIESAEKFIDEILYEKHIFITPGTIFGSNGEGYIRFSLCVKEEKVQEAIDRF encoded by the coding sequence ATGATTACAACAGCAAAACGATTAGACACAGTTGAAGAATACTACTTCTCATCAAAACTAAGAGAAGTTCGTCAGTTGATGTCTGAAGGAAAATCGATCATCAATATGGGAATTGGAAGCCCTGATTTGAGTCCGTCAAAAGCAGTAATTGAAGCAGTCGCTGCAGCAATTCAAGACGAAAGCGGGCATGGTTATCAAAGCTATCAGGGATTACCAGAAATGAGGCAAGCGATGGCAGATTTTTATCGTGATCAGTTTGGTGTTGAAGTGAATCCGAATAATGAGATTTTACCATTAATGGGTTCGAAAGAAGGAATTATGCACATTTCGTTAGCTTTTTTAAATGAAGGCGATCACGTTTTAATTCCTAATCCGGGGTATCCAACTTATACTTCGGTAACCAATTTGGTTCAGGCAGTTCCGGTTTATTATGACTTGAAAGAAGAAAATGGCTGGGAACCGGATTTTGAAGCTTTAGAAAAATTAGATCTTTCGAAAGTAAAAATTATGTGGCTTGGATATCCTCACATGCCGACAGGAGCGAGAGGAAGTTTAGCGTTATTTGAAAAATTGGTTGCTTTTGCTAAAAAACACAATATATTATTGATCAACGACAATCCGTATAGTTTTGTTTTGAATGATAATCCGATGAGTTTATTGCAAGTTGAAGGTGCGAAAGACGTGGCTTTAGAATTGAATTCGTTAAGTAAAACATTCAACATGGCAGGCTGGAGAGTCGGAATGGTTTTAGGAAATCCTGAAATTATCGATGCAGTCCTAAAAGTAAAAAGCAACATGGACAGCGGAATGTTCTACGGAATTCAAAAAGGCGCAATCGCAGCATTAAAATGCGACAAGTCTTGGTTTGAAGACCAAAACAAAATTTACAGATGCCGTAGAGAATTAACGGAGAAATTAGCAGAAAAGCTAAACTGTAAAGTGTATAAAGAAGGAGTTGGGCTTTTTGTTTGGGCAAAATTGCCAGAAGGAATCGAATCAGCAGAGAAGTTCATTGACGAAATATTATATGAGAAGCATATTTTCATTACACCGGGAACCATTTTTGGCAGCAACGGCGAAGGTTATATCAGATTCTCATTGTGTGTGAAAGAAGAAAAAGTACAAGAAGCGATAGATCGATTTTGA
- a CDS encoding prephenate dehydrogenase, with protein sequence MKVYVIGIGLIGGSMVLDIKGRYPDATILGIDSNEQHLQQAIDLGVIDEAGSFEDLQKADFVIVSVPVDVALTVLPKVLDAVGDKTIVFEVGSTKKPICDAVANHPKRRNFIATHPIAGTEFSGPSAAIRGLFQGKTNIICEVEKTAFKLQEKALNLFTSIGMRIRYMDPVSHDKHIAYVSHLSHISSFMLGKTVMNKEKDEQDIFDMAGSGFESTVRLAKSSPAMWTPIFKQNKEHVLETLEAYISNLSRFRDLLKEEDYNAIFEEMESTNKIKEILNGLTTTKK encoded by the coding sequence ATGAAAGTATACGTAATAGGAATAGGGTTAATAGGTGGTTCGATGGTGTTAGACATCAAAGGACGTTATCCTGATGCGACTATTTTAGGAATCGACAGTAACGAACAACATTTGCAACAGGCAATTGATCTTGGAGTTATTGACGAAGCAGGAAGCTTTGAAGATTTACAAAAAGCAGATTTTGTAATCGTTTCAGTTCCTGTAGATGTAGCGCTAACAGTTTTGCCAAAAGTTTTGGATGCAGTTGGAGATAAAACAATTGTTTTTGAGGTTGGATCGACTAAAAAACCTATTTGTGATGCGGTTGCCAATCATCCTAAGAGAAGAAACTTTATTGCTACACATCCAATAGCAGGAACAGAGTTTTCTGGACCATCGGCGGCAATAAGAGGTTTGTTTCAAGGGAAAACAAATATTATATGTGAGGTCGAAAAGACGGCTTTTAAATTACAAGAGAAAGCATTAAATCTTTTTACCTCAATCGGAATGAGAATTCGATATATGGATCCCGTTTCACACGATAAACACATTGCTTACGTTTCGCATTTATCGCACATTAGTTCGTTTATGCTCGGAAAAACAGTAATGAATAAAGAAAAAGACGAACAAGATATTTTTGATATGGCGGGAAGTGGATTTGAAAGTACGGTTCGTTTGGCAAAAAGTTCTCCGGCCATGTGGACACCAATTTTTAAGCAAAATAAAGAACATGTTCTCGAAACTTTAGAAGCTTATATTTCAAATCTCAGTCGATTTAGAGATTTGTTAAAAGAAGAAGATTACAATGCCATTTTTGAAGAAATGGAAAGCACAAATAAAATAAAAGAAATACTAAACGGATTAACAACAACTAAAAAGTAA